Genomic segment of Chloroflexota bacterium:
CGCGCGTGTCCTCCGTCGTGCCGGTCTTGGCGGCAGCCGCGCGTCCGGGCAGCTGGAGATTGCGCCGCGTCTCGCCGAATCCAAGCACCCGGGCGTTTTCGTCGCTGAGGATCGACGTCATCAAGAACGCCAGCCCGGGACTGATCACTTGCGACGCCGCGATCCGGGTCGGCGGTTCCGCCACGTCCGCGAGCACTCGCGCGCTGCAGCCGTCATCCCCCAACTGCTCGACCACCCGCCCCTGGGCGTCCAGAATGCAGAGGATGCCCGTGGGCGCGACCGACCGCCCTTCGTTGGCGAAGACGCCGTAGGCGCTCGTCAACTCGATCAACCGCACCTCGTTGGAGCCCAGCGCCAGCGCCGGGCCGATGCGCGAGGGGTCCGTCAGCGTCGTGATGCCCAGCCGCTCGGCCATGGCCACCGTGGGACTGAGACCGACGTTCGCATCGATCTGCGTCCGTACCGCCGGAATATTGAGCGAGCTTCCCAGCGCCGTGCGCAGGCTCACCGGTCCGCTGAACCGCTCGCTGTAGTTCCGCGGCGCGTACGGCTCTTGCCCCGCGATCGGCACGATCGTTGGAATGTCCAGCAGCATGGTCGCCGGGGTGTAGCCCCGCTGCAGGGCGCTGGCGTACATGACGGGCTTGAAGGCCGATCCCGGCTGCCGCGGCGCCAGCGTCACGTTCACCTGGCCGTCGATCGTCGCGTCGTTGAAGTCCAGGCTGCCCACCATGGCCAGAACCTCGCCCGTGCCAGGCCGCAGCGCCACCAGCGCCGCGTTCGTCACCGTCTGGTCGGCCAGCGTGGCGACGTGTTCTCGCGCCGCCGTCTCGGCCTGCTCCTGCAGGTCCAGGTCCAGCGTGGTGACGATGCGCCAGCCCTGCCAGCTCACGTCCGGCCCGTAGCGCGCTTGCACTTCGTCCAACACGTACTGGAAGAAGTGGGGCGCGCGTACCTCGGCCGCCTGCGGCGGCATGATCGTGATGACCTCGCGGCGCGCCGCCTCCACTCGCGCCGGCGACGCCAGTCCTGATTCTTCGAGCCGGTCCAGCACCCGCAGCTGCTCCCGGCGCGCCGCTGCCGGGTCCACGTGCGGATTGTCCGTGGACGGCGACCGCAATAGCCCCGCCAGCAGAGCGGCCTCCGCCAGCGTCACGTCACGCAGCGGCTTCCCAAAATAGGTGCGGGCGGCCGCCGCCACCCCATAGCTCAAGCTGCCGAAGTAGTTCTGATTGAGGTAGAGCCCTAGGATTTCGTCTTTCGAGAACTGCTCGCTGAGCTGCCACGCCAGCACGGCTTCCTTGACCTTGCGCTCCACCGTCTCCTCGGGCGTGAGCAGCACGTTCTTGACCAGTTGCTGCGTGATGGTGCTGGCCCCGGAGACGATTTCGCCGCCCGTGAAGTTCTGCCACAGGGCGCGCACGATGGCCCTCAGCTCAACCCCCGGGTTCTCGTAGAACGTGGCGTCTTCCGCCGCGATCACCGCCGCCTTCACATCGGCGGGAATCGCCTCCGGCGGCACCAGCGTGCGTCGGCCCTGGCCCAACAGCTCGCCCAGCTGGCGGCCGCGCCGGTCGACGATCGTGGTGGTTTGAAAGAGGCCGGAACCGACGTCCAGGATCTCCTCGACCTCGGGCACATCCGTCAGCAGGGTGCTGGCGGCCGCCGCGGCCGCGCCCACGCCGCTGGCCGCAATCACCGCGAACACCAGCGTGCCGGCCAGGATTGCCACTGAAGCGGCGCCCGTCAGCAACCACACCCAAGCCGCGACCGCGCCGCGCGAGCGCCGCCGCCGCATCAGCGAGCTCCGCGCAAGCCTCGCCCGCGCGTCACGATTGACCTGGCGGCCGCCGGATGGCCGCATCTGCGAGCTACGCACCCGCACCAGCCTCACTCTCGGAGAACTCCATTCTAAGCGTGCGCGCTTCCTCCTCCCGTTACGCCGGCCCTTAAGCTGACACTCGCTGCCGGCGGCGATCGAAGGGAGCAGCAGCGTCAATTGAGGCCGCGCGAATGATCGTTGATTGGACGATCGTCCCGGGATTGCTGCTGCTGGCGGCGGAACTCGTCGCGCTCGCCGCCCTGGGCTACGTGGTCGCCCGCACCGTGCTCCGGCAATCCGACGAGCGCATGGCCCTGGCCCAGGGCCTGGTGCTGGGGCTGGCGCTCTGGGGCTTCGTCGTCAACGTCGTCATGTACGTCATCCCGGCCCCCGCGGGTGTGATCGCGGCCTGGGTGGTCACGCTGGCGCTCGGCGCTGGCCTGGCCTGGCGCGCCGGCCGCCCGCTGCGGCCGGCGCTGCGCACGGCGGCGGTCTTCCTGACCGCGGTTCTGGGAATGCTCTGGGTGGCGCTGGCGTGCCGCCAGATGTTGTCACTCTCCGACTGGGAGATTCATCTCGGACTGGCGGCGTCAATCCGGGCTGGGGGGTTCCCGCCGGTGCTCCCGTGGCAGCCGGGTATGCCCGCGCCCTATCACTACGGCGTCGACATGCTCATCGGCCTTTTGGCGCCACCGTTCGGCCCCGACCTGGCGTTT
This window contains:
- a CDS encoding transglycosylase domain-containing protein; its protein translation is MRRRRSRGAVAAWVWLLTGAASVAILAGTLVFAVIAASGVGAAAAAASTLLTDVPEVEEILDVGSGLFQTTTIVDRRGRQLGELLGQGRRTLVPPEAIPADVKAAVIAAEDATFYENPGVELRAIVRALWQNFTGGEIVSGASTITQQLVKNVLLTPEETVERKVKEAVLAWQLSEQFSKDEILGLYLNQNYFGSLSYGVAAAARTYFGKPLRDVTLAEAALLAGLLRSPSTDNPHVDPAAARREQLRVLDRLEESGLASPARVEAARREVITIMPPQAAEVRAPHFFQYVLDEVQARYGPDVSWQGWRIVTTLDLDLQEQAETAAREHVATLADQTVTNAALVALRPGTGEVLAMVGSLDFNDATIDGQVNVTLAPRQPGSAFKPVMYASALQRGYTPATMLLDIPTIVPIAGQEPYAPRNYSERFSGPVSLRTALGSSLNIPAVRTQIDANVGLSPTVAMAERLGITTLTDPSRIGPALALGSNEVRLIELTSAYGVFANEGRSVAPTGILCILDAQGRVVEQLGDDGCSARVLADVAEPPTRIAASQVISPGLAFLMTSILSDENARVLGFGETRRNLQLPGRAAAAKTGTTEDTRDALTVGYTPQLVTGVWVGNADGTPMDDVTGVRGAAPIWQRFMTAALEGQPALAWPQPATVVVQEIDALSGLLPSPFTPETREEFFLTGTVPAQRDMVHQAFEIHVPTGLLATPDTPRDEVEEQVFVVLPTEAEEWQRTLPEDSSLRLPPEAFVEAAAPSSGASGQAAITSPAPSERVRSVLDVQGTAAGPQFRDFELRYGAGPAPGSWIRIGTVGGSPVTEGPLRAIDTSQLPDGPYTLRLAVRASNGREDLVFRRFVVDNTPPAVAVAGLANGDDRPAGVLELRAVWQDAGGLAAVAYEMNGEAIGEVQRAPYRLRWTAEPGTFTLRAIATDRAGNQTASDPVTFRVR